From Camelina sativa cultivar DH55 chromosome 7, Cs, whole genome shotgun sequence, one genomic window encodes:
- the LOC104704896 gene encoding hepatoma-derived growth factor-related protein 2-like yields the protein MPPFRFHIPFFSSNSPSRLSSGASSPSPPPTPPPSSRPPFRPAGIAPPSKSSETKLKASPSLSRVRSNVAAIAASLSAAQYPSRGAATPTRLAKQTNQQPGSPSKKLESQKKDEEKVTMKEKPSRETGKVASESINPVTVKPPIARPEEHLERKETDSSEEQRKKTEAGKQVMQEKKKDLPEGSGEKPTADQGQQKRKELEKLALQESKKDLPDEGKKSEADKGQQKRKEKAKLALEETKKTLQAAGREDVTQSKTTRHIAAASEPTRGPSDLTERDTKTQNKTEFHTDDNHQKTKGASTSNLGNPRVPNGQGSSSMSRKIKEDIKDGISKLTWGKSNGDEKSVNVYTLTGENRGATMGIGSEKDKKDGEVHIRRGYRSNPDESPNTTATETEGGRKPFKGKNPKDYE from the exons ATGCCTCCTTTCCGTTTTCACATTCCATTCTTCTCCTCCAACTCTCCTTCTCGTCTCTCTTCAGGGGCTTCTTCTCCATCACCACCAcctactcctcctccttcttcacgCCCTCCTTTTCGTCCTGCAGGCATTGCTCCGCCGTCAAAGTCGTCAGAAACAAAGCTCAAGGCGTCACCGTCACTTTCTAGGGTTAGAAGCAACGTTGCAGCCATAGCAGCGTCTTTATCTGCGGCTCAGTATCCTTCTCGTGGTGCAGCCACACCAACCCGTCTTGCGAAACAGACTAACCAACAACCTGGTTCGCCGTCAAAGAAACTAGAATCTCAGAAGAAGGATGAGGAAAAGGTAACGATGAAAGAGAAGCCATCGAGAGAGACTGGAAAAGTAGCTAGCGAGAGTATAAATCCGGTGACAGTGAAACCTCCTATTGCTCGTCCAGAAGAGCATTTAGAACGAAAAGAAACAGATTCATCTgaggaacagaggaagaagacagaAGCAGGGAAACAAGTGatgcaagaaaagaagaaagatcttcctGAGGGCAGTGGAGAGAAGCCAACAGCAGATCAGGGACAACAGAAGAGAAAAGAACTCGAGAAACTTGCGTTGCAAGAAAGTAAGAAAGATCTTCCTGATGAGGGCA AGAAGTCAGAAGCAGATAAAGGACaacagaagagaaaagaaaaggcgAAACTTGCGTtagaagaaacgaagaaaactCTTCAAGCTGCAGGTAGAGAAGATGTAACGCAAAGCAAAACCACACGACATATTGCAGCAGCATCAGAACCCACGAGAGGACCTAGCGATCTAACTGAGAGAGATACAAAAAcgcaaaacaaaacagagtttcaCACCGATGACAACCATCAGAAAACCAAAGGCGCATCAACGAGTAATCTTGGGAATCCGAGAGTTCCAAATGGACAGGGATCATCTTCAATGAGCAGAAAGATCAAAGAAGATATCAAAGATGGAATCAGTAAGCTTACTTGGGGAAAAAGCAACGGCGATGAGAAATCCGTTAACGTCTATACTCTCACTGGCGAAAACAGAGGAGCCACAATGGGAATAGGTTCTGAGAAAGACAAGAAAGACGGTGAGGTTCATATCCGCCGTGGCTACAGAAGTAACCCAGACGAGAGCCCTAACACTACAGCCACGGAAACCGAAGGAGGAAGGAAACCCTTCAAAGGcaaaaaccctaaagactaCGAA
- the LOC104702264 gene encoding isoflavone reductase homolog P3-like, with the protein MASKILVIGGTGHIGQLIVEASVKARHSTLALVREATLSDPVKGKIVQKFKDLGVKILHGELNDHESLVKAVKQADVVISTVGSMQILDQTKIVSAIKEAGNVKRFLPSEFGMDVDRSNAVEPAKSPFARKLQTRRAVEAEGIPYTYIVTNYLSGYYLPTLVQFEFSLTSPPRDKVKIFGDGNAKAVFNKEEDIAAYTIKTVDDPRTLNKTLYINPPNNTLSMNELVTLWEKKIGKSLEKTYLSEEQIFKSIQESPDPFNVLMSINHAVFVKGDQTNFTIEPSFGFEASELYPDVKYTSVDEYLSYFV; encoded by the exons ATGGCGTCAAAGATTCTGGTGATCGGAGGGACTGGTCACATCGGACAACTCATTGTAGAAGCAAGCGTGAAAGCCCGGCACTCCACGTTGGCTCTTGTTAGAGAAGCAACTCTCTCCGATCCCGTCAAGGGCAAAATCGTCCAGAAATTTAAAGATCTCGGCGTCAAAATACTTCAC GGGGAGTTGAACGATCACGAGAGCTTAGTGAAGGCCGTTAAACAGGCCGATGTGGTTATATCAACCGTTGGGAGCATGCAAATCTTGGATCAAACCAAGATTGTTTCAGCCATTAAAGAAGCCGGTAACGTCAAG AGATTCTTGCCGTCTGAGTTTGGGATGGACGTGGACAGGTCTAATGCGGTTGAGCCAGCGAAGTCGCCTTTTGCAAGGAAACTACAGACCAGGAGAGCCGTTGAAGCGGAAGGAATACCATACACTTACATTGTCACCAATTACCTTTCCGGTTACTACTTGCCCACATTGGTTCAGTTCGAGTTTAGTCTCACTTCTCCTCCTAGAGACAAAGTCAAAATATTTGGTGATGGAAATGCcaaag CTGTGTTCAACAAGGAGGAAGATATTGCTGCTTATACGATCAAAACCGTGGATGATCCGAGGACTCTGAATAAAACCCTCTACATTAATCCACCTAACAACACTTTATCCATGAATGAATTAGTCACCTTGTGGGAGAAAAAGATCGGCAAGTCTCTTGAGAAGACTTACTTGTCAGAGGAACAAATCTTTAAAAGCATCCAAG AGTCTCCGGACCCCTTCAATGTTCTTATGTCTATAAACCACGCTGTGTTTGTGAAGGGAGATCAGACCAATTTCACTATAGAGCCTTCGTTCGGTTTTGAAGCTTCTGAGCTTTACCCTGATGTCAAGTACACAAGTGTTGATGAGTATCtcagttattttgtttga
- the LOC104702262 gene encoding glutathione S-transferase DHAR2: MALDICVKVAVGAPDVLGDCPFSQRVLLTLEEKKVPYKIHLINVSDKPQWFLDISPEGKVPVMKLDGKWVADSDVIVGILEEKYPEPSLKTPPEFASVGSKLFGAFVTFLLSKDANDGSDKALVDELEALENHLKTHSGPFVTGEKVTALDLSLAPKLYHLEIVLGHYKNWSVPESLTYVRNYAKALFARESFEKTKANKEFVVAGWESKVNG; encoded by the exons atggctctCGATATCTGCGTGAAGGTTGCCGTCGGTGCTCCTGATGTTCTCGGAGACT GTCCGTTTAGCCAACGTGTTCTACTGACCCTTGAGGAGAAGAAGGTTCCCTACAAGATCCATCTGATTAACGTCTCCGACAAACCCCAGTG GTTCTTAGACATTAGCCCAGAAGGTAAAGTTCCGGTTATGAAGCTTGACGGCAAATGGGTAGCTGATTCAGACGTTATCGTTGGGATTCTTGAGGAGAAATATCCAGAGCCTTCTCTCAAGACTCCTCCTGAATTTGCCTCTGTGGGATCCAAACTCTTTGGTGCTTTTGTGACTTTCTTGTTGAGCAAAGATGCCAATGATGGATCCGACAAGGCCTTGGTTGATGAGTTAGAAGCCTTGGAAAATCATTTGAAGACACATTCGGGTCCTTTTGTAACTGGAGAGAAAGTTACTGCGTTGGATCTGAGTTTAGCACCTAAGCTTTACCATCTTGAGATTGTTCTTGGTCATTACAAGAACTGGTCTGTCCCTGAGAGCTTGACTTATGTTCGTAATTACGCCAAGGCTTTGTTTGCTAGAGAGTCATTCGAGAAAACCAAGGCTAATAAAGAGTTTGTGGTTGCGGGTTGGGAATCTAAGGTGAACGGTTGA
- the LOC104702261 gene encoding protein RADIALIS-like 6, with protein MASNSKSSISSSWTFDQNKMFERALAIYDKDTPDRWHNVAKAVEGKSVEEVKRHYDILVEDLINIETGRVPLPKYKNKTFDSKSRVTNDLNSRMMKNLKI; from the exons ATGGCGTCAAACTCTAAAAGTTCAATCTCTTCATCATGGACGTTCGATCAAAACAAGATGTTCGAGAGGGCCTTGGCAATTTACGACAAGGACACACCGGACCGTTGGCACAATGTTGCAAAAGCTGTCGAAGGGAAATCTGTAGAGGAAGTTAAGCGTCACTATGACATTCTCGTTGAGGATCTCATCAACATCGAGACTGGTCGTGTCCCTTTGCCCAAATACAAGAACAAGACCTTCGACTCTAAATCCAGAGTCACCAACGACTTAAACTCGAG GATGATGAAGAATTTGAAGATCTAA
- the LOC104702263 gene encoding isoflavone reductase homolog P3: protein MATEKSKILVIGGTGYIGKFIVEASAKAGHTTFALVREATLSDPVKGKTVQSFKDIGVTILQGDLNNHESLVKAIKQADVVISTVGSMQILDQTKIISAIKEAGNVKRFLPSEFGVDVDRTSAVEPAKSAFAGKIQIRRAVEAEGIPYTYAVAGCFAGYFLPTLVQFEPGLTSPPRDKVTILGDGNAKAVINKEEDIAAYTIKAVDDQKTLNKILYVKPPNNILSMNEMVTLWEKKIGKSLEKTHIPDEQILKSIQESPVPFNIMLSINHAVFVKGDQTNFTIEPSFGVEASELYPDVKYTSIDEYLSYFV from the exons ATGGCGACGGAGAAAAGCAAGATTCTGGTGATCGGAGGAACTGGTTACATCGGGAAATTCATAGTAGAAGCGAGTGCCAAAGCCGGCCACACCACATTCGCTCTAGTTAGAGAAGCAACTCTCTCCGATCCCGTCAAGGGCAAAACCGTTCAGAGTTTCAAAGATATCGGTGTCACAATACTACAG GGAGATTTGAATAATCATGAGAGTTTAGTGAAGGCCATTAAACAAGCCGATGTGGTGATATCAACCGTTGGGAGCATGCAAATCTTGGATCAAACCAAGATCATTTCCGCCATTAAAGAAGCCGGTAACGTCAAg AGATTCTTGCCGTCTGAGTTTGGGGTGGATGTGGACAGGACCAGCGCGGTTGAGCCCGCAAAATCAGCTTTTGCAGGGAAAATACAGATCAGGAGAGCCGTTGAAGCTGAAGGAATACCATACACTTATGCTGTGGCCGGTTGCTTTGCCGGTTACTTCCTACCTACATTGGTTCAGTTCGAGCCTGGTCTCACTTCTCCTCCTAGAGACAAAGTCACCATTTTAGGCGACGGAAATGCCAAAG CTGTGATCAACAAGGAGGAAGATATCGCTGCTTACACGATCAAGGCAGTGGATGATCAGAAGACTCTGAACAAAATCCTTTACGTTAAGCCTCCTAACAATATCTTATCGATGAACGAAATGGTCACGTTGTGGGAGAAAAAGATTGGCAAGTCTCTTGAGAAGACTCACATCCCAGATGAGCAAATCCTTAAAAGCATCCAAG agtCTCCGGTTCCCTTCAATATTATGTTGTCGATAAACCACGCAGTGTTCGTGAAAGGAGACCAGACCAATTTCACCATAGAGCCTTCGTTTGGTGTGGAAGCCTCTGAGCTTTACCCTGATGTCAAGTACACAAGTATTGATGAGTATCtcagttattttgtttga
- the LOC104702266 gene encoding isoflavone reductase homolog P3-like, whose translation MTTEKSKILVIGGTGYMGEFVVEASAKAGNPTFALVREASLSDHVKGKTVQRFKDLGVTILHGDLNDHESLVKAIKQVDVVISAVGSKQILDQTKIISAIKEAARFLPAEFGVDVERTSAVESAKTFFARKVQIRKAIEAERIPYTYIVSNCSAGFYLRTLVQFESSLISHTRDKVIIFGEDSVPPRDKVTILGDGIAKVVINKEEDTAAYRIRTVDDPRTLNKTLYIKPPKNTLSMNDMVTLWEKKIGKSLEKIHISEEQILKSIQVPIDVFKAINHSIFVKGDQTSFTIEPSYGVEASELYPDIKYITVDEYLSELV comes from the exons ATGACGACGGAGAAAAGCAAGATTCTGGTGATCGGAGGGACTGGTTACATGGGAGAATTCGTCGTTGAAGCTAGCGCTAAAGCCGGTAACCCAACGTTCGCTCTTGTCCGAGAAGCATCTCTCTCCGATCACGTTAAGGGCAAAACCGTCCAACGCTTCAAAGATCTCGGTGTCACAATACTACAC GGAGATTTGAATGATCATGAAAGCTTGGTGAAGGCCATCAAACAGGTCGATGTGGTGATATCAGCCGTAGGGAGCAAGCAAATCTTGGATCAAACCAAGATCATTTCCGCAATCAAAGAAGCCGCG AGATTCTTGCCGGCTGAGTTTGGGGTAGACGTGGAGAGGACCAGTGCCGTCGAGTCGGCAAAGACCTTTTTTGCAAGGAAGGTACAGATTAGGAAAGCCATAGAAGCTGAAAGAATACCATACACTTACATTGTTAGCAATTGCTCTGCTGGTTTTTACTTGCGCACATTAGTCCAGTTCGAGTCTAGTCTCATTTCTCATACCAGAGACAAGGTTATCATCTTTGGCGAAGACAGTGTTCCTCCTAGAGACAAAGTCACCATTTTAGGGGATGGAATTGCCAAAG TTGTGATCAACAAAGAGGAAGATACTGCTGCTTACAGAATCAGGACAGTGGATGATCCAAGGACTCTGAACAAAACCCTCTACATTAAACCTCCTAAGAACACTTTATCAATGAATGATATGGTAACCTTGTGGGAGAAAAAGATCGGCAAGTCCCTCGAGAAGATTCACATCTCAGAAGAACAAATTCTTAAAAGCATCCAAG TTCCCATCGATGTTTTTAAGGCGATAAACCACTCCATATTTGTGAAGGGAGATCAGACCAGTTTCACTATAGAGCCTTCATACGGTGTGGAAGCCTCTGAGCTTTACCCTGATATCAAGTACATCACTGTCGATGAGTATCTCAGTGAATTAGTCTga